A single region of the Mechercharimyces sp. CAU 1602 genome encodes:
- a CDS encoding DRTGG domain-containing protein — MATKHEQILQFIESLEVGHKISVRQISRELSVSEGTAYRAIKDAETKGLVSTIDRVGTVRIEKMQRSEIERLTFAEVVNIVDGNVLGGREGLHKTLNRFVIGAMKLEAMMRYVEPGHLLIVGNRDNVHRISLERGAAVLITGGFETTEEVKELADELELPVISSSYDTFTVASMINRAIYDRLIKKEILLVEDMLGEEAEPVSLFLKDPIWKYDQSVLDTGHSRYPIVDEAGRVQGIVTAKDVMGHASHELLEKVMTKDPIMVRPQTSLATAAHKMVWEGIELLPVCNEQRHLLGVISRQDVIKSLQYMQKQPHVGETINDLIFQGFEEEEGEGGNRLFRGRVTPQMTDALGNMSSGVLTGLMTEAAFRHLRRKQRGDLVMESFTMYTLKPVQLESEIDILPRALDIGRKVGKVDIEVYAEGQIVAKAMLSAQMMER; from the coding sequence GTGGCCACAAAGCATGAACAAATCTTACAATTTATAGAAAGCCTTGAGGTTGGTCACAAAATCTCAGTACGGCAGATTTCCCGGGAACTTAGTGTGAGCGAGGGGACTGCTTATCGGGCGATTAAAGATGCAGAAACCAAGGGATTAGTGAGTACCATTGATCGGGTGGGTACCGTTCGCATTGAAAAAATGCAGCGTTCAGAGATTGAGAGGTTAACCTTTGCTGAAGTGGTTAATATCGTGGATGGCAATGTGTTAGGTGGACGAGAGGGATTACACAAAACGCTAAATCGCTTTGTGATCGGTGCGATGAAATTAGAAGCGATGATGCGGTATGTGGAGCCGGGCCATCTTTTGATTGTGGGAAACCGAGATAATGTACATCGAATATCCTTAGAGCGGGGCGCAGCGGTCTTGATCACAGGTGGATTTGAAACAACGGAGGAAGTAAAAGAACTAGCAGATGAATTAGAGCTACCAGTGATCTCTAGTAGCTACGATACCTTTACGGTCGCTTCTATGATTAACCGTGCCATCTATGATCGCTTGATCAAAAAAGAGATCTTATTGGTAGAAGATATGTTGGGTGAGGAGGCAGAACCGGTTAGTCTGTTCCTTAAAGACCCAATTTGGAAATATGATCAGAGCGTGCTAGATACGGGGCACAGTCGTTATCCTATTGTGGATGAAGCAGGCAGAGTACAAGGAATTGTTACAGCTAAAGATGTGATGGGTCATGCTTCACACGAATTATTAGAAAAGGTAATGACGAAAGACCCGATTATGGTGCGCCCGCAAACGTCGCTTGCGACAGCAGCGCATAAGATGGTGTGGGAAGGGATTGAGTTATTACCTGTATGTAATGAGCAACGTCATCTTCTAGGAGTGATTAGCAGGCAGGATGTGATTAAATCCCTTCAATATATGCAAAAGCAACCGCATGTGGGGGAAACCATCAATGATTTGATTTTTCAAGGTTTTGAGGAAGAAGAGGGTGAGGGAGGAAATCGTCTTTTTCGTGGTCGAGTGACTCCTCAGATGACGGATGCCCTTGGTAATATGAGCTCGGGAGTATTGACTGGTCTGATGACAGAGGCTGCTTTTCGTCATTTGCGTCGAAAACAGCGTGGAGATTTGGTGATGGAAAGTTTTACGATGTACACCTTAAAGCCAGTACAGTTAGAAAGCGAAATTGATATTCTTCCACGTGCATTAGATATTGGACGTAAGGTAGGTAAGGTGGATATCGAGGTATATGCAGAAGGACAGATCGTCGCAAAGGCGATGTTGAGTGCACAGATGATGGAGCGATGA
- a CDS encoding YtpI family protein encodes MNLLFITIITITLGLTTYHSMRYHRATQPRLRGLQQAKMNFYMGWLFIAVGALNLSYTGGFLRLLIIILISLIGGFNLIVGIRNWRRYHNQPETDTHSSQK; translated from the coding sequence GTGAATTTACTCTTCATTACCATAATTACGATCACTTTAGGCTTAACTACTTATCACAGTATGCGCTATCATCGGGCGACCCAACCTCGCCTTCGTGGACTTCAACAAGCGAAGATGAACTTCTATATGGGGTGGCTCTTTATTGCGGTCGGCGCATTAAACCTCTCCTATACGGGTGGTTTCCTCCGCCTACTCATTATTATTCTTATCAGTCTAATTGGAGGTTTTAATCTCATCGTGGGGATTCGAAACTGGAGACGATACCACAATCAGCCTGAAACAGATACCCACTCTTCACAAAAGTAA
- a CDS encoding YheC/YheD family protein — MMLQTGWLALNPREQSPVFIPHKQQKITLPSTLPAQIGKKMKAMLPVSHSTVHATPSPRYMPTRIIQVAPDQYRVGPFVAILTSADRRTPFRGNSLNFADLIRMGRKMGITVFVLTPEGIKPSRSTVKGYLLDPRFKTNKWVLGTLPMPDVIYNRIPYRSFEERPLEQQALKMLNELNIPIFNPSFFNKWTLYKLLRRSSSLTSLLPDTTPWSHIDRCKQLIKKHPVLYLKPVDGKAGIGMIRINKQNDAYDVVYQTKSSQKKYQGISNNTLFSFLNKLIQSHEYILQQGISLALYRDRPFDLRLLAQKDNNGKWGVTGIGTRLAGKEAISTHVPRGGSIEDTTVVLSEVFGTHHPYIYKKAEKIGIKIAKHIEVQSGQSLGEMSMDMGVDKEGEIWFFEANSKPMKFDEPQIRQLSLQRILQYSLYISGYQPQGEGE; from the coding sequence ATGATGCTTCAAACTGGATGGCTGGCGTTGAATCCCAGAGAACAGTCGCCTGTATTCATCCCTCATAAACAGCAAAAAATTACCTTGCCGTCTACACTGCCGGCACAGATAGGTAAAAAGATGAAAGCGATGCTACCTGTTTCACACTCGACCGTGCATGCAACACCCTCTCCTCGTTATATGCCTACTCGCATCATTCAAGTCGCTCCTGATCAATACCGTGTCGGCCCATTTGTCGCAATCTTAACATCAGCCGATCGCCGCACTCCTTTTCGCGGCAACTCACTAAACTTTGCTGATTTAATCCGAATGGGACGGAAGATGGGGATTACCGTATTCGTATTAACACCCGAAGGCATTAAACCCTCTCGCTCTACCGTGAAAGGTTATCTTCTCGATCCTCGCTTCAAAACAAACAAATGGGTGTTAGGTACCCTTCCCATGCCAGATGTTATTTACAACCGAATTCCCTACCGCTCCTTTGAGGAGAGACCCTTGGAGCAACAGGCTCTCAAAATGTTAAACGAGCTCAACATCCCTATTTTCAATCCCTCGTTTTTTAACAAATGGACGTTGTACAAACTACTTCGGCGCTCCAGCTCGCTTACATCCCTACTACCCGACACGACACCTTGGAGTCATATCGATCGCTGTAAACAACTGATAAAAAAGCATCCCGTCCTTTACCTAAAGCCTGTTGATGGTAAAGCGGGCATCGGCATGATTCGCATCAATAAACAAAATGATGCTTATGATGTTGTTTATCAAACAAAGTCGAGCCAAAAAAAATACCAGGGAATTTCCAATAATACTCTCTTTTCATTTCTAAATAAACTCATACAGTCACACGAATATATCTTACAACAAGGAATTAGCCTTGCTCTATACCGCGATCGCCCTTTCGACCTCCGACTATTAGCCCAAAAAGATAATAATGGAAAATGGGGCGTTACTGGCATCGGTACTCGATTGGCTGGGAAGGAAGCGATTTCTACTCATGTGCCTCGAGGCGGATCTATTGAAGATACCACCGTGGTATTAAGTGAAGTATTTGGTACCCATCATCCTTATATTTATAAAAAAGCAGAAAAGATAGGGATAAAAATCGCCAAGCATATCGAAGTACAGTCAGGACAATCTTTAGGGGAAATGTCAATGGATATGGGTGTAGATAAAGAGGGAGAGATTTGGTTCTTTGAGGCTAATTCGAAACCAATGAAATTTGACGAACCACAAATCCGTCAACTATCATTACAACGCATTCTCCAATACTCTCTCTATATTAGTGGCTATCAGCCGCAAGGGGAGGGGGAGTAG
- a CDS encoding YheC/YheD family protein — MSSFICKIKCLTKVPLKAIILTQPLFDTWSCSQRQSIKISVGKKTLIARVIHLPSKEHAVYIHPTLAQQLALPPIKELRVHYSDRHLRFGPVIAILTTGYTGSFDKPFGNRSNLFRSFLLASRQEHPIFYVFSPEMVDWNTNTTTGWFYYKKSNGDYGWSRRTAPLPDVIYERIPNRKAESLPQVQSCLKRLKELGACPVFNQGFFSKWSIHEILYQQSKTSYFIPETYISPTIELVRYMVDKHKMVYLKPNGGSLGLGILRITKNKKNGYFCRFRTGDRNILRKFSSINNLIEHHFGHQKQRFNQYLIQQGIRLVRYHDRPVDFRVHMNKDRQGRWQVVGIGSKVAGFGSVTTHTRTGGSIVSTEQLLTDIFQSQAALAEKAIKQASIIIAETMEQYIDGPIGELGLDIGIDCNHHVWLFEVNAKPGRHIFVHPSLKAAGFQSARMITEYSLKLTNFV; from the coding sequence ATGAGCTCGTTCATCTGTAAAATAAAATGTCTCACTAAAGTTCCTTTAAAAGCAATCATATTGACGCAACCACTGTTCGATACATGGAGCTGTTCTCAGAGACAGTCGATCAAAATTTCAGTCGGTAAAAAAACCTTGATTGCCCGTGTAATTCATCTACCCAGTAAGGAACACGCTGTCTATATCCATCCCACCCTCGCTCAACAACTCGCCCTCCCCCCTATTAAAGAACTGCGGGTTCATTACAGTGATCGACACCTTCGCTTTGGACCGGTTATCGCCATTCTCACCACGGGGTATACAGGCTCCTTTGATAAGCCATTTGGTAATCGCTCTAATTTATTTCGTAGTTTTTTGCTTGCCTCTAGACAAGAGCATCCCATATTCTATGTTTTTTCTCCTGAAATGGTGGACTGGAATACGAACACGACTACTGGCTGGTTTTATTATAAAAAAAGTAACGGTGACTATGGATGGAGTCGGCGCACAGCTCCCCTCCCTGATGTCATCTATGAGCGTATACCCAACCGTAAAGCAGAATCTTTACCCCAAGTTCAATCTTGCCTAAAACGTCTGAAGGAATTAGGAGCCTGCCCAGTATTTAATCAAGGTTTCTTCAGCAAGTGGTCCATTCATGAAATCCTATATCAGCAATCAAAAACATCATACTTCATTCCCGAAACCTATATCTCACCCACTATCGAACTGGTTCGCTATATGGTGGATAAACACAAGATGGTTTATCTCAAGCCTAATGGCGGGAGTTTAGGATTAGGGATATTACGCATTACGAAAAACAAGAAAAATGGTTATTTTTGTCGCTTTCGTACTGGTGACCGTAATATTCTACGTAAATTTTCTTCTATTAACAACCTGATTGAACATCATTTCGGACATCAAAAGCAACGCTTTAATCAATATCTTATTCAACAGGGAATTCGTCTAGTCAGATATCATGATCGCCCTGTCGATTTCCGCGTACACATGAACAAAGATCGACAAGGGAGATGGCAAGTAGTTGGTATTGGTTCTAAAGTGGCTGGCTTTGGTAGTGTCACTACTCACACGCGAACAGGTGGATCAATAGTCTCTACAGAGCAATTATTGACAGACATTTTCCAATCCCAAGCCGCATTAGCAGAAAAGGCAATTAAGCAAGCCTCCATCATTATTGCAGAGACGATGGAACAATACATTGATGGTCCCATCGGTGAACTAGGACTTGATATCGGAATTGACTGTAATCACCATGTATGGCTTTTTGAGGTGAACGCAAAGCCAGGTCGTCATATTTTCGTTCACCCCAGTTTAAAAGCGGCTGGATTTCAGTCCGCACGTATGATTACCGAATATAGTCTCAAACTAACCAATTTTGTGTAA
- a CDS encoding L-lactate permease: MTLFLASLPILIIFFLLFICKRSTVEAALVACMFAMLVPFFSSNFSLPLTDLLQAVIKGILTTSIVSYVLIFGIFLYHLMNATGAIKSIAHFVASTTDNPTRQVILLVLAFSPLLESASGFGVSVVVITPILISLGFDRFKAVAMSIIGLTAVPWGALATGSLIGVSLIDMPLERLGTGTALFSIPIFFYFAIIIVLLAGGLPALKKHAGEIMLVSGTLSISIWFFSSSVSVELAGVFGGLLALSIYSIYSG, encoded by the coding sequence ATGACACTTTTTCTCGCTTCCTTACCTATTCTTATCATCTTTTTTCTTCTTTTCATCTGTAAACGTTCCACTGTAGAAGCTGCACTCGTCGCTTGTATGTTCGCCATGTTGGTACCGTTTTTTTCTTCTAACTTCTCACTCCCACTTACAGATCTCTTACAAGCCGTCATAAAGGGGATATTAACAACAAGTATCGTTTCCTATGTCTTGATATTCGGTATTTTTCTCTATCATCTAATGAACGCGACAGGGGCGATTAAGTCTATCGCTCACTTTGTCGCCAGTACAACGGACAATCCAACACGCCAAGTCATACTGCTCGTACTGGCCTTTTCCCCTCTTCTGGAATCAGCTAGTGGCTTTGGTGTCTCTGTTGTTGTGATCACCCCTATTCTAATCTCTTTAGGATTTGATCGCTTCAAAGCAGTAGCCATGTCCATTATCGGACTTACCGCTGTCCCCTGGGGAGCACTAGCGACCGGTAGCCTCATCGGAGTCAGCTTAATTGATATGCCCCTCGAGCGCTTAGGAACAGGTACAGCCTTGTTTTCCATTCCCATCTTCTTTTATTTCGCTATCATCATCGTTCTGCTCGCTGGTGGTCTCCCCGCTTTGAAAAAGCATGCCGGGGAAATCATGTTGGTCAGTGGTACATTGTCCATCTCAATCTGGTTTTTCAGCTCTTCTGTCAGTGTGGAGTTAGCAGGTGTATTCGGAGGACTGTTGGCACTTTCTATTTACTCTATTTACAGTGGTTAA
- a CDS encoding YheC/YheD family protein — translation MGHICKTIKKIPDHLLPSSSHLVIDTQSAKTLGLPRHPIWISFGSSIAKGLVTTSNTHIPYIHMSATLIKNLNLMPGTTMNIQYNPKRHLLKTGTLLGILINTDLYPDKQDPAAGLMTRFFEECSIAGKSRGIVVTVFKPSDLSLGKQLIHGMIFKDQQWTYTKTPLPDIIYNRITSRKIENQASIQEALQQLRNKHNVSIFNEKFLNKKQVYDFLKNIPEIRTYLPETYVYQTPLLLPLLNKYHTVFLKPSNGSHGSGVMKVSCPKEVYTIEYTTADGNAITLTFDNHDDILYSLKRKTRRNPYLIQQGLNLVRIQKRSLDFRILVQKNRQGEWAVTSAVGRIANDQHVVSNLARGGTVLKASDALEEINVPTKPTVKELCAHAKSIAQSFDQVCPGHFAELGIDLALDNRGKSWLLEINSKPSKTDDTVTEERSIPRPSARRLMDYCYYLSKQSLLIPNPTKSQQKKSWRLSI, via the coding sequence ATGGGGCATATATGCAAGACAATAAAAAAAATTCCAGACCACTTGCTACCCTCATCTTCTCATCTCGTGATAGATACACAAAGCGCAAAAACCCTTGGACTTCCTCGCCATCCGATCTGGATCTCCTTTGGATCCTCCATCGCGAAAGGTTTAGTTACTACCAGCAATACCCACATCCCCTATATCCACATGAGTGCAACACTTATAAAAAATCTAAACCTGATGCCAGGGACAACCATGAACATTCAATATAATCCCAAACGACATCTGTTAAAGACCGGAACCTTACTCGGAATTTTGATCAATACAGATCTCTATCCTGACAAACAAGATCCTGCTGCCGGATTAATGACTCGTTTTTTTGAAGAATGCTCCATAGCTGGGAAGAGCCGCGGTATTGTGGTTACTGTCTTTAAGCCCAGTGATCTATCTCTGGGGAAACAATTGATACACGGGATGATATTTAAGGATCAGCAGTGGACGTACACCAAAACCCCCCTTCCCGATATCATATATAATCGGATCACCTCGCGCAAAATAGAAAATCAAGCCTCAATCCAGGAAGCACTACAGCAATTAAGAAATAAGCACAATGTCTCCATTTTCAATGAGAAATTCCTTAACAAAAAACAGGTGTATGATTTTCTCAAAAATATCCCTGAAATTCGCACTTACCTTCCAGAAACTTACGTTTATCAAACCCCTTTACTCCTCCCCTTACTAAATAAATACCATACTGTTTTCCTCAAGCCCAGTAATGGCAGCCATGGCAGTGGAGTAATGAAGGTCAGCTGTCCTAAGGAAGTATACACCATTGAATATACCACTGCAGACGGTAATGCAATCACCCTGACATTCGATAATCACGATGACATTCTCTATTCACTTAAACGAAAAACAAGAAGAAACCCCTATCTAATTCAACAAGGTCTAAATCTCGTACGCATCCAAAAGCGATCCCTCGACTTTCGTATTCTGGTCCAAAAAAACCGTCAAGGAGAATGGGCCGTCACCTCTGCTGTCGGCAGGATAGCAAACGATCAACATGTCGTCTCCAACCTCGCCCGAGGTGGAACTGTACTAAAAGCAAGTGATGCTTTAGAAGAGATCAATGTACCAACCAAACCCACTGTTAAGGAACTATGTGCACATGCAAAAAGTATCGCACAATCATTTGATCAAGTTTGTCCTGGGCATTTCGCAGAGCTCGGTATCGACCTTGCGCTTGATAACCGCGGTAAATCATGGTTATTAGAAATTAATTCTAAACCTTCTAAAACAGATGACACTGTAACGGAAGAGCGTTCTATTCCCCGCCCTTCTGCTAGAAGACTAATGGACTATTGCTACTATCTCTCTAAACAATCCTTGCTCATCCCTAATCCTACTAAGTCCCAACAAAAGAAGTCATGGAGGCTTTCAATATGA
- a CDS encoding YtrH family sporulation protein, which yields MGQFWSTTVLDFFIALGVVLGGSVLGGIGALLTNQPPMDTMWNLADQLKIWALVAALGGTFDTIRAFEVNILGGELNQVGQQFIFILSAFIGAHTGTVLIRWLIGEPS from the coding sequence ATGGGACAATTCTGGTCTACAACCGTCTTAGACTTTTTTATCGCACTAGGTGTTGTCCTAGGTGGGTCCGTCTTGGGAGGGATTGGAGCGCTGTTGACAAACCAACCTCCGATGGACACCATGTGGAATCTCGCCGATCAATTAAAGATCTGGGCTTTGGTAGCCGCGCTAGGGGGCACTTTTGATACGATACGTGCATTTGAAGTTAATATACTAGGTGGAGAGTTAAATCAGGTAGGGCAACAATTTATTTTTATTCTCAGTGCATTCATTGGAGCCCATACGGGAACCGTACTCATCCGGTGGCTCATCGGGGAGCCCTCCTAA
- a CDS encoding L-lactate permease yields the protein MRALSPYLFLILSLSITRTIPALQDVFRHYFVISLPQYDFTLALLFSPGFYLMLACLYTIISFRLTGVTIAQSMRHSIRQFTPVLLSTLGFVIMSQVMVYANMITLISQSFALFFGSYYLYIAPLIGGLGGFLTGSNTGANAMFIQLQLKTAETLQLSPDLVAWIQNSSSSHLVMTFPARIVLAATIGGIGERENQLLRYIFLIGLGTILLLMCEIYISTHLFYSLEISPS from the coding sequence GTGCGTGCATTAAGCCCCTATCTCTTTCTTATTTTATCTTTATCTATTACCCGCACGATCCCAGCATTACAAGACGTATTTAGACACTATTTTGTTATCTCCTTACCTCAGTACGATTTTACACTCGCTCTTCTCTTCTCACCAGGGTTTTATCTCATGCTCGCCTGCCTCTATACGATCATCTCCTTCCGCCTTACGGGAGTAACTATCGCACAGAGCATGCGTCATTCGATTCGCCAATTTACTCCTGTCCTTCTCTCTACACTCGGATTTGTCATTATGTCGCAAGTAATGGTGTATGCCAATATGATCACTCTAATCTCCCAGTCGTTTGCACTATTCTTTGGTTCTTACTATTTATACATCGCTCCACTTATCGGTGGACTGGGCGGTTTTCTCACGGGGAGTAATACAGGTGCTAATGCCATGTTTATCCAACTTCAACTTAAGACTGCGGAAACGCTTCAACTCTCTCCCGACCTCGTTGCCTGGATCCAAAATAGCAGCTCTTCACATCTAGTGATGACTTTCCCCGCTCGTATTGTGCTCGCCGCCACCATCGGTGGGATCGGTGAGCGTGAAAATCAACTGCTTCGTTATATATTTCTTATCGGACTAGGAACCATTCTTCTATTAATGTGCGAGATATATATCAGTACGCATCTATTCTATTCGCTTGAGATATCACCCAGCTAG
- a CDS encoding YheC/YheD family protein, whose amino-acid sequence MNNFHQQTKRLGVIVCKANHTPPFHEESYFKSLSMEAKKLGIQLIVFSPKSIDWNTRYVVAWQYQESSHRWVRTTSILPQIIYDRCYYINTKHFLSYKPYVTKIHQDPDCQILGRPLSGKWRTHEMLQTLPDLLPYLPNTHPWTESQGVLDFLRTHGSCLLKPNGGSHGRGIIAITSEGKEYLIRGRSQNNESFEHTINQSSALQTWLKAFIGSARYIYQPFLSLTTKDDRPFDVRILVQKNRNLQWSTTGMAVRLGKPHTLTSNLHGGGSAERIIPFLSKHYPKQMPDILTAIQWLSKHVPLYIEKQHGRLIELGLDVGIDRNGKVWLLEVNSKPGRTVFLRTGEKEVRTRSIELPIQYANTLLEGIVGGKQ is encoded by the coding sequence ATGAATAATTTCCATCAACAGACAAAAAGATTGGGGGTTATCGTTTGCAAAGCTAACCACACTCCCCCCTTTCATGAGGAATCTTACTTTAAAAGCCTTAGCATGGAAGCAAAAAAGCTAGGCATTCAGTTGATCGTCTTTTCTCCCAAATCCATTGACTGGAATACTCGCTATGTCGTTGCCTGGCAGTATCAAGAATCTTCTCATCGTTGGGTGCGTACGACAAGTATCTTGCCACAGATTATATATGACCGCTGTTACTATATAAACACAAAACACTTCCTTTCCTATAAACCTTATGTAACCAAAATCCATCAAGATCCTGACTGTCAAATTCTTGGTCGTCCCTTAAGTGGCAAATGGCGTACACATGAAATGCTACAAACTCTCCCCGACCTGCTCCCCTATTTGCCTAACACCCACCCTTGGACTGAGTCACAAGGTGTACTCGATTTCCTGCGTACTCATGGTTCTTGCTTACTTAAGCCTAATGGGGGAAGTCATGGTAGAGGAATCATCGCCATTACCTCTGAAGGAAAGGAATATTTAATCCGCGGACGATCCCAAAATAATGAATCTTTCGAGCATACCATCAATCAGTCGAGCGCATTACAAACCTGGTTGAAAGCCTTCATCGGTAGTGCGCGCTATATATACCAACCCTTCCTCTCACTAACAACAAAAGACGATCGACCTTTCGACGTACGTATCCTTGTACAGAAAAATCGAAATCTACAATGGTCCACCACAGGCATGGCCGTCCGCTTAGGAAAGCCACATACGCTGACGTCCAACCTGCATGGCGGAGGAAGTGCAGAAAGGATCATTCCGTTCTTAAGCAAGCATTACCCTAAGCAGATGCCTGATATCCTTACTGCAATCCAATGGTTATCAAAGCACGTTCCTCTCTATATTGAGAAGCAACATGGTCGATTGATTGAATTGGGTTTAGATGTGGGGATTGATAGGAATGGTAAAGTGTGGTTGCTAGAAGTAAATTCAAAGCCGGGACGCACCGTCTTTTTACGTACGGGAGAAAAAGAGGTTCGTACTCGCTCTATAGAACTCCCTATTCAGTACGCTAATACTTTACTAGAAGGTATAGTAGGAGGGAAACAATGA
- a CDS encoding YlbF family regulator, with amino-acid sequence MQNLYDIAHEMAKAFRQSDELSALERALNAVRLDPVQEQLLVNMRQKQTQWAQKQMSGEQLTDEEKQEASELMEKVKQSSALQVFMQAEQRVGIILQDINKIISEPIEQVFQQAEK; translated from the coding sequence ATGCAAAATTTGTATGATATTGCGCACGAGATGGCTAAAGCATTTCGTCAATCAGATGAGCTAAGTGCTTTAGAGCGAGCGTTAAATGCGGTAAGGCTAGATCCTGTGCAGGAACAGTTATTAGTAAATATGCGTCAGAAGCAGACGCAGTGGGCACAAAAACAGATGAGTGGGGAGCAACTTACGGATGAGGAGAAGCAGGAAGCGAGCGAGTTGATGGAGAAAGTTAAGCAGTCGTCTGCACTACAAGTGTTTATGCAGGCAGAGCAGAGGGTAGGGATCATTTTACAGGATATTAACAAAATCATTTCTGAACCGATTGAGCAAGTATTTCAACAAGCAGAGAAATAG
- a CDS encoding N-acetyltransferase codes for MEFQTLTSEQFQRMCPYLIHFFKNQGEKRITYQSLRWLHNQQNTGYELGTIATVALAQKRLAGALVLGRYGIEESLLAVHSTYRNQEIAETLLLQAKEELGKLYGRIECDNSASLKACFNAGLMAFRLIQGTTGKPTLWLAGGDWSEEELDHYLDENSLPL; via the coding sequence ATGGAGTTCCAAACTCTCACATCTGAACAGTTTCAACGTATGTGTCCATACCTGATTCATTTTTTCAAAAACCAAGGTGAGAAGCGCATCACTTATCAATCCTTGCGCTGGCTACACAACCAACAAAATACTGGATATGAGTTAGGAACAATCGCCACTGTTGCCCTCGCTCAAAAAAGGCTAGCTGGCGCTCTCGTCCTGGGTAGATATGGAATAGAAGAGTCCTTGCTAGCCGTACACTCCACCTATCGTAATCAAGAAATTGCAGAGACCCTCCTGTTACAAGCGAAAGAGGAGTTAGGGAAATTATATGGTCGAATTGAGTGTGACAATTCCGCTAGCTTAAAAGCTTGCTTCAACGCCGGTTTAATGGCCTTTCGACTGATCCAGGGAACCACAGGAAAACCTACTTTATGGCTTGCAGGGGGCGACTGGAGCGAAGAAGAACTGGATCATTATCTAGATGAGAACTCCCTTCCGCTTTAA
- a CDS encoding metal-dependent hydrolase has translation MQITFHGQSCFQLQNNSHRLIIDPFISDNPLAQIDVKDIETDYILLTHGHGDHVGDTVSIAQHNKATVIAPFELATWLGWQGLEVHPMHIGGSYMFNFGRVKLTPAFHGSAYVDERKQEIVYTGMPAGILLTMDGKTVYHAGDTGLFQDMKLIGEREDIDLALLPIGDNFTMGPEDALLAAHWVGAKQVIPMHYNTFPVIEQDGDAFVEALKKEGVDGRVLAPGEYIRI, from the coding sequence ATGCAGATCACTTTCCATGGCCAAAGCTGCTTTCAATTGCAAAATAATAGTCATCGTTTAATTATTGACCCCTTTATTTCAGATAACCCGCTGGCACAAATAGATGTGAAAGACATTGAAACAGATTATATTTTACTTACTCACGGCCATGGTGATCATGTGGGCGACACCGTATCGATTGCCCAACATAACAAGGCAACAGTGATTGCCCCTTTTGAATTAGCAACGTGGTTAGGATGGCAAGGGTTAGAGGTGCACCCGATGCATATTGGGGGAAGTTATATGTTTAACTTTGGTCGGGTAAAGCTAACCCCAGCTTTTCATGGTTCGGCTTATGTGGATGAAAGGAAACAAGAGATTGTGTATACAGGTATGCCAGCGGGAATCTTGCTTACGATGGATGGAAAAACAGTATATCATGCAGGGGATACAGGTCTATTCCAGGATATGAAGTTGATTGGAGAGCGGGAAGATATTGATTTAGCTCTATTACCTATTGGCGATAACTTTACGATGGGTCCTGAAGATGCTTTGCTTGCGGCTCATTGGGTAGGTGCGAAGCAAGTGATTCCGATGCACTATAATACCTTTCCCGTAATTGAACAAGATGGTGATGCATTTGTTGAAGCGTTAAAGAAAGAAGGTGTCGATGGGAGGGTACTAGCACCAGGGGAATATATAAGAATATAG